In Stigmatopora nigra isolate UIUO_SnigA chromosome 2, RoL_Snig_1.1, whole genome shotgun sequence, a single window of DNA contains:
- the c2cd4a gene encoding C2 calcium-dependent domain-containing protein 4A, producing the protein MWVVEKIRASMESSILPMSTADFNFKLGEIMFGEKSDKDKKISLFPNVITPDNIPEFCIPPTIPALQELKNAEHLRTLRFAKMSLCERSEADVVHHEPLNPHIIQVESVDEGPYDGVSDEETTNADPRSQAALSLPHMAKAQTCYGFCTLLESPHTRRKESLFHEPGSSPLLLPRSRSATCSIVTSPTLSSPSSFSLNALTSRLGTRGHNFNWQGAQDSDTTSSTESSPFNSPLLTRCPTKSSLFKALSHELLLSRNIRKAMVSRNNSLSTDDGSSTDNSPNVMRRASEDLAEGLPRCYGLAPPTIFPTDLTLHKERALKEKMVPIGKDGSLRLSAEYCSENLRLRVRLISAEGLYPLSVDPKIINCSVSISLAPGKIQKQRSTVIRKSRNPIFNEDFFFDGVSDEDINVRSLRFKLVNKMSTLKRDYLLGSCDLPLSTMITIGH; encoded by the coding sequence ATGTGGGTAGTGGAGAAGATCCGTGCATCAATGGAAAGCTCCATCCTACCCATGTCAACAGCAGATTTCAACTTCAAACTCGGTGAAATCATGTTTGGGGAAAAGTcggacaaagacaaaaaaatctctCTCTTCCCTAACGTCATAACCCCTGACAACATCCCAGAGTTCTGCATTCCGCCAACTATTCCTGCCCTTCAGGAGCTAAAGAATGCCGAACACCTACGAACTCTTCGTTTTGCCAAAATGAGCCTTTGCGAAAGGTCTGAGGCGGATGTAGTGCACCATGAACCTCTGAACCCTCACATTATCCAGGTGGAAAGCGTAGACGAAGGACCTTATGATGGCGTTAGCGATGAAGAAACAACAAACGCAGACCCCCGAAGCCAGGCTGCCTTGTCTCTCCCCCATATGGCCAAAGCTCAGACCTGCTATGGCTTTTGCACCTTACTGGAGAGCCCACACACCCGAAGGAAAGAGTCACTCTTCCACGAACCAGGCTCTTCTCCCCTCTTACTCCCCAGAAGCCGATCTGCCACTTGCTCTATAGTCACCTCCCCTACACTGTCTTCACCTTCCTCCTTCAGCCTCAACGCTCTGACCTCCAGACTTGGCACGAGAGGACATAATTTCAACTGGCAGGGTGCCCAAGACAGTGATACCACATCCTCAACTGAATCGTCACCCTTCAATTCGCCTCTTCTGACCAGATGCCCCACTAAGTCGTCCCTCTTCAAGGCACTGAGCCACGAACTTCTGCTATCACGGAACATTAGGAAAGCCATGGTGTCCAGGAACAATTCCTTGTCCACAGATGATGGCAGTTCGACTGATAATAGTCCTAATGTGATGAGGAGGGCATCTGAGGACTTAGCAGAAGGCCTCCCTAGATGCTATGGTCTGGCACCCCCAACTATCTTCCCCACGGATTTGACGCTGCATAAGGAACGggcattgaaagaaaaaatggttCCGATAGGGAAAGATGGCAGCCTGAGACTCTCGGCAGAGTACTGCTCAGAAAATCTAAGACTGAGGGTACGACTGATCAGTGCGGAGGGTTTGTACCCTTTGTCTGTAGACCCCAAGATCATTAACTGCAGTGTCAGCATCTCACTGGCGCCAGGAAAAATCCAGAAACAACGAAGCACGGTCATCCGAAAGAGCCGCAATCCAATCTtcaatgaagatttttttttcgacGGCGTCTCAGATGAAGACATCAACGTACGCTCGCTTCGTTTTAAACTAGTCAACAAAATGTCTACCCTTAAAAGAGACTATCTTCTGGGTAGCTGTGATCTGCCACTTAGTACCATGATCACTATAGGccattga